In Collimonas arenae, a single genomic region encodes these proteins:
- the secF gene encoding protein translocase subunit SecF, whose protein sequence is MELFRIKKDIPFMRHALIFNAISALTFVLAVFFLFSKGLHLSIEFTGGTVIEVAYTKPADIDSIRKTVEGIGYADNQVTNFGTAQDVMIRLPAKKGENANTQSATVLAALQKQDPDVALKRTEFVGPQVGDELAHDGLMALLFVVIGIMIYLAIRFEWKYAVAAIIANLHDVVIILGFFAFFQWEFSLTVLAAILAVLGYSVNESVVVFDRVRETFRDRRFGKLAVADVMNHAITSTISRTIITHGSTEIMVLSMFVFGGPALHYFALALTIGILFGIYSSVFVAAAVAMWLGVKREDMIKPIKEKDEADGAVV, encoded by the coding sequence ATGGAACTTTTCCGTATCAAAAAAGATATTCCGTTCATGCGCCATGCATTGATTTTCAATGCAATTTCGGCGCTGACGTTTGTATTGGCCGTATTCTTCCTGTTCTCGAAAGGCTTGCATCTGTCGATCGAGTTTACCGGCGGTACGGTAATCGAAGTCGCGTATACCAAACCGGCGGATATCGACAGCATCCGCAAGACGGTTGAAGGTATTGGTTATGCCGACAACCAGGTGACCAATTTCGGCACGGCGCAAGATGTCATGATTCGCCTGCCAGCGAAAAAGGGTGAGAACGCCAATACACAAAGCGCTACGGTGCTGGCTGCGTTGCAAAAACAGGATCCCGATGTCGCTCTGAAACGCACCGAGTTTGTCGGCCCGCAGGTGGGCGACGAGCTGGCGCATGACGGTTTGATGGCGTTGCTGTTCGTGGTGATCGGCATCATGATCTACCTGGCGATCCGCTTCGAATGGAAATATGCGGTGGCGGCGATTATCGCCAACTTGCATGACGTGGTGATCATCCTCGGTTTCTTTGCCTTCTTCCAGTGGGAATTCTCGCTGACCGTGTTGGCGGCGATCCTGGCGGTTCTGGGCTACTCTGTGAATGAATCGGTGGTGGTGTTTGACCGCGTCCGCGAAACATTCCGCGATCGCCGCTTCGGCAAGCTGGCCGTGGCCGATGTCATGAACCATGCGATCACGAGCACCATTTCACGCACCATCATCACTCACGGCAGCACTGAAATCATGGTGCTGTCGATGTTCGTGTTCGGCGGTCCGGCGCTGCATTATTTTGCACTGGCGCTGACCATCGGTATCTTGTTCGGTATCTATTCATCGGTGTTCGTCGCCGCAGCCGTAGCAATGTGGCTGGGCGTCAAGCGTGAAGACATGATCAAACCGATCAAGGAAAAGGATGAGGCTGATGGCGCAGTGGTATAA
- the purB gene encoding adenylosuccinate lyase yields MSLTTLSALSPLDGRYAAKTDKLRPILSEAGFMHHRVKVEIAWLQALSNAGFAEIKPFSASASALLDKLASDFTEADAERIKAIEAVTNHDVKAVEYWLKEQVKDVPELVAASEFIHFACTSEDINNTSHGMMLKAARDTVLLPALRNVISKLTDLAHANADLPMMSRTHGQPASPTTLGKEIANVVARLQRAVKRIAAVEILGKMNGAVGNYNAHLSAYPDFDWENFSKDVIEQRLGLTFNPYTIQIEPHDYMAELFDAVSRCNTILLDLNRDIWGYISLGYFKQRTKAGEIGSSTMPHKVNPIDFENSEGNLGMANAVLKHMSEKLPLSRWQRDLTDSTVLRNIGVGLGYAILAYDSCLRGLNKLEVNPARLGEDLDATWEVLAEPVQTVMRRYGIENPYEQLKELTRGKGISKDALREFILKLEIPQDAKDHLLAMTPSNYIGHAALLAKKISY; encoded by the coding sequence ATGTCTCTTACCACGCTTTCTGCCCTGTCCCCGCTGGATGGCCGCTACGCTGCCAAAACCGACAAGCTGCGCCCGATCCTGTCTGAGGCCGGCTTCATGCACCACCGGGTCAAGGTTGAAATTGCCTGGTTGCAAGCATTGTCGAACGCCGGCTTCGCCGAAATCAAGCCGTTCTCAGCCAGCGCCAGCGCCTTGCTGGACAAACTGGCAAGCGACTTCACCGAAGCTGATGCAGAGCGCATCAAGGCCATCGAAGCGGTCACCAACCATGACGTCAAGGCGGTTGAATATTGGCTCAAGGAACAGGTCAAGGACGTGCCGGAACTGGTCGCGGCGTCGGAGTTCATCCACTTCGCCTGCACCTCGGAAGACATCAACAACACCTCGCACGGCATGATGCTGAAAGCAGCGCGCGATACCGTGCTGCTGCCAGCGCTGCGCAACGTGATCTCCAAGCTGACAGATCTGGCGCATGCCAACGCTGACCTACCGATGATGTCGCGCACTCACGGCCAGCCGGCCAGTCCGACCACGCTCGGCAAGGAAATCGCCAATGTCGTGGCGCGCCTGCAACGCGCCGTCAAGCGCATCGCCGCAGTGGAAATCCTGGGCAAGATGAATGGCGCGGTCGGCAACTACAATGCCCACCTGTCCGCCTACCCTGACTTTGATTGGGAAAATTTTTCCAAGGACGTGATCGAACAGCGCCTCGGCCTGACGTTCAACCCCTACACCATCCAGATCGAACCGCATGACTACATGGCTGAACTGTTCGATGCCGTCAGCCGCTGCAACACGATTCTGCTCGACCTGAATCGCGACATCTGGGGCTACATTTCGCTGGGTTATTTCAAGCAACGGACAAAGGCCGGTGAAATCGGTTCGTCGACCATGCCGCACAAGGTCAATCCGATCGACTTTGAAAACTCCGAAGGCAACCTCGGCATGGCTAACGCCGTGCTCAAGCATATGTCCGAGAAGCTGCCGCTGTCGCGCTGGCAGCGTGACCTGACCGACTCGACTGTACTGCGCAATATCGGCGTCGGCCTCGGCTACGCGATCCTGGCTTACGATAGCTGCCTGCGTGGGCTAAACAAGCTGGAAGTCAATCCGGCGCGCCTGGGTGAAGATCTGGACGCCACCTGGGAAGTGCTGGCAGAACCGGTGCAAACAGTAATGCGCCGCTACGGCATTGAAAATCCGTACGAACAGTTGAAAGAACTGACCCGTGGCAAAGGCATTTCCAAGGATGCGCTGCGCGAGTTCATCCTCAAGCTGGAAATCCCGCAGGACGCCAAGGACCACTTGCTGGCGATGACGCCGTCCAACTACATCGGCCATGCGGCCCTGCTGGCGAAGAAAATAAGCTATTAA
- a CDS encoding glutathione S-transferase N-terminal domain-containing protein: MKLIGSLGSPFVRKVRVVMAEKKLDYDFVLEDVWSPDTKIQASNPLGKVPCLVMEDGGAMFDSHVIVEYLDTLTPVGKLIPINSRERSEVKCWEALADGVLEAGVLIRLEGLQRPEELRSQAWIDRQQRKIDAGLKAMAAGLAEKPFCSGTHYSLADVAVGCALGWISFRFPQITWREDYPTLAKLFEKLSERQSFKDTVPQ, from the coding sequence ATGAAGCTGATCGGTTCCCTGGGTAGTCCTTTTGTTCGCAAAGTCCGTGTCGTCATGGCCGAGAAAAAGCTTGATTACGACTTTGTGCTGGAGGATGTGTGGTCGCCTGACACCAAGATCCAGGCCTCCAATCCTTTGGGCAAAGTACCTTGCCTGGTGATGGAAGACGGCGGCGCCATGTTTGATTCGCACGTGATCGTCGAGTATCTCGATACCTTGACGCCGGTAGGCAAGCTGATCCCGATCAACAGCCGCGAACGTTCCGAAGTCAAATGCTGGGAAGCGCTGGCTGATGGCGTACTGGAAGCCGGCGTGCTGATTCGCCTGGAAGGTTTGCAGCGACCTGAAGAACTGCGCAGCCAGGCTTGGATCGACCGCCAGCAACGCAAGATCGACGCCGGCCTGAAAGCCATGGCTGCGGGTCTGGCGGAAAAGCCGTTTTGTTCCGGCACGCATTATTCACTAGCCGACGTGGCGGTGGGTTGCGCATTGGGCTGGATCAGCTTCCGCTTCCCGCAAATCACCTGGCGCGAAGATTATCCGACGCTGGCCAAGCTGTTTGAAAAATTATCAGAACGCCAGTCGTTCAAGGATACTGTCCCTCAATAA
- the dapA gene encoding 4-hydroxy-tetrahydrodipicolinate synthase, translating to MSIFTGIWVPLITPFFNGQVDHAALGKLTRYYVEAGVSGLVALGTTGEAAALDQLEQRAVVATVLQAAAGLPVIVGLSGNHSGQLHENLQYFGASDIAGFLIPAPCYVRPSQQGLIDHFSSLADASPVPLVLYDIPYRSGVQIELSTLLTLAAHPQIQAVKDCAGSVATTQALIADGRLQVLSGEDINVLNNLCMGGSGAIAASVHVKPQRFVALYRAVSEQRLHDARAIFHELAPLIRLLFAEASPGPVKAVLAQQGWIKDELRVPMTVASPALRAQLLQLAEG from the coding sequence ATGTCAATTTTTACAGGTATCTGGGTCCCGTTGATCACGCCTTTTTTCAACGGGCAGGTGGATCACGCAGCATTGGGCAAGCTGACGAGGTACTACGTCGAAGCGGGCGTGAGCGGGCTGGTGGCGCTCGGCACCACCGGCGAAGCCGCTGCGCTGGACCAGCTTGAACAACGTGCCGTCGTCGCGACGGTGCTGCAAGCCGCTGCCGGCCTGCCGGTCATTGTCGGCTTGAGCGGTAATCACAGCGGGCAGCTGCATGAAAACCTGCAATATTTTGGCGCATCCGATATCGCCGGTTTCTTAATTCCCGCACCATGTTACGTACGGCCCTCGCAGCAGGGTTTGATCGATCATTTCAGCAGCCTTGCCGACGCCAGCCCGGTACCACTGGTGTTGTACGACATTCCCTATCGTAGCGGCGTACAGATCGAACTCAGTACCTTGTTGACCCTGGCCGCTCATCCGCAGATACAAGCGGTGAAAGACTGCGCCGGCTCTGTGGCGACGACGCAGGCTCTGATTGCAGACGGACGCCTGCAAGTGCTGTCCGGGGAAGATATCAACGTTCTGAATAATTTGTGCATGGGCGGCAGTGGTGCGATTGCTGCTTCAGTGCACGTTAAGCCGCAACGCTTTGTCGCGTTGTACCGTGCCGTCAGTGAGCAACGCCTGCACGATGCGCGCGCCATCTTCCATGAACTGGCACCGCTGATCCGCCTGCTGTTTGCCGAAGCCAGTCCGGGGCCGGTGAAGGCGGTGCTGGCACAGCAGGGCTGGATCAAGGACGAGTTGCGCGTACCGATGACTGTCGCCAGCCCGGCATTACGGGCGCAATTGCTGCAGCTTGCCGAAGGTTAA
- a CDS encoding AraC family transcriptional regulator, translating to MPASILTHTTIGLLDVVPDTRHPVRLRARDLGAAKLLPSHSHPWGQVTYAPEGVLRVTVGNSTWIVPPLRAIWIPPQLVHEIATIEKSQLRALYIHSDANPFPGQECIVLEVSNLLRELIAALTQTDVDSVRESLLTQLILNELVEAKTPGIRVALPTEKRLQAICQALIDAPDSSMTLAAWADRAGASERTLARLFEKDLGMTFGQWRQQIRLAHAAPMIARGMPLSLVATELGYASQSAFSAMFKKTFGQSPSTFFAPKKASRPAS from the coding sequence ATGCCCGCCAGTATTCTTACGCATACCACGATAGGCCTGCTTGACGTGGTACCTGACACCCGGCATCCGGTGCGTCTGCGCGCACGCGATCTTGGCGCTGCAAAGCTGCTGCCATCCCACTCCCATCCCTGGGGTCAAGTCACTTATGCGCCGGAGGGCGTGCTGCGCGTCACCGTCGGCAACAGTACCTGGATTGTGCCGCCGCTGCGTGCCATCTGGATTCCACCGCAACTGGTGCATGAAATCGCGACCATAGAAAAATCGCAATTGCGCGCCCTGTATATCCATAGCGACGCCAACCCGTTTCCCGGCCAGGAATGCATTGTGCTGGAAGTGTCGAACTTGCTGCGCGAGTTGATCGCGGCGCTAACGCAAACCGATGTCGACAGCGTGCGTGAATCGTTGCTTACTCAGCTGATATTGAATGAACTGGTCGAGGCAAAAACCCCGGGCATACGCGTCGCCTTGCCAACCGAAAAGCGCTTGCAGGCAATCTGCCAGGCCTTGATCGACGCTCCTGATTCAAGCATGACCCTGGCCGCCTGGGCCGATCGCGCTGGCGCCTCGGAAAGAACGCTGGCGCGTCTATTTGAAAAAGATCTCGGCATGACTTTCGGCCAGTGGCGGCAGCAGATCCGGCTAGCGCACGCCGCACCGATGATCGCGCGCGGCATGCCGCTGTCTCTGGTCGCAACGGAACTCGGCTACGCCAGCCAGTCGGCATTTTCCGCCATGTTCAAGAAAACCTTCGGCCAATCTCCGTCGACCTTCTTTGCACCGAAAAAGGCCAGCCGGCCTGCCAGTTAA